Proteins from one Thermosipho japonicus genomic window:
- a CDS encoding RnfABCDGE type electron transport complex subunit D: MALFQKQPMMRRVLYALIPIYIYSLFFYGVRLLWLSLFVFTFGIISEYIFEKKKGKKVSEAVLVTCMLYTLSLPPLTPWWIATIGIIFGIVFAKEAYGGFGRNIFNPAITARLFVYIAFPSYMTNGWMIPKFGSFGLDTTTSATPLALLKESQILSLKDLFLGFRSGSLGESAIFLIIIGAIYLIFTKTASWKIIVSTISSAFILTAVFDIFIPSAPPTIFALLSGSLLFVSVFIATDPITAPKNSKAQVIYGIIIGVSIVIIRTFSLFAEGTSFAVLLGNTFAPFLDHVTKKVKK, from the coding sequence ATGGCTCTATTTCAAAAACAGCCAATGATGCGAAGAGTTTTATACGCATTAATTCCAATATATATTTACTCACTTTTTTTCTATGGCGTTAGACTTCTCTGGCTAAGTTTATTTGTTTTTACCTTTGGAATTATTTCTGAATACATCTTTGAAAAAAAGAAAGGAAAAAAAGTTTCAGAAGCAGTCTTAGTAACCTGTATGCTATATACCCTTTCTCTGCCACCACTTACACCATGGTGGATTGCAACAATAGGTATTATATTTGGTATAGTTTTTGCAAAAGAAGCATATGGAGGATTTGGAAGAAACATTTTTAATCCTGCAATCACAGCAAGATTATTTGTCTATATTGCCTTTCCATCATATATGACAAATGGTTGGATGATCCCAAAATTTGGCTCGTTTGGTCTTGATACAACAACATCCGCAACTCCACTTGCACTACTAAAAGAATCACAAATATTAAGTTTAAAAGATCTTTTTTTAGGATTTAGATCAGGATCTCTTGGTGAAAGTGCGATATTTTTAATAATTATTGGAGCAATTTATTTAATTTTTACAAAAACTGCTAGCTGGAAAATAATTGTTTCTACAATTTCAAGTGCATTTATTTTAACCGCTGTTTTTGACATATTTATTCCTTCTGCCCCACCTACCATTTTTGCACTTTTATCGGGAAGCTTATTGTTTGTATCAGTATTCATTGCAACAGATCCAATCACTGCTCCAAAAAATTCAAAGGCACAAGTTATATATGGAATAATTATTGGAGTTTCAATTGTAATTATTAGAACATTTTCACTCTTTGCAGAAGGAACAAGCTTTGCAGTACTTTTAGGTAATACCTTTGCACCATTTTTGGATCACG